In a single window of the Desulfonatronovibrio magnus genome:
- a CDS encoding DUF2357 domain-containing protein: MPSEIEVQLHLWPWSAGCPERYGIDTNGETVDFKQGKVSFPYYGSPVISVSSSADIYLPKRYEHFVEFGPKYQAGQEAYQLYELPHGVLFSNKSDQNIGYLWIKGQEKRYTVYLEKIDSLSLNSTDAKASHGQELKSALLEWSQQFDILFEKFSTRDHHEWSLVLDHFFSGVDRPDEPRMALIVEIAEKMSKKISGIVHSARKILIRERTLMPVSKISELDNRCILWISRQKGDTLAQKAAQNSQRLLSISRRESFDTLENRVLKSFLYRCFSSASHYLDTEVNYNPVYKKSDRGKSVRMFRNICTSLHSIPHLQEVTHLQSLVRPNYVLQNDFRYREVWEYYLRLLKSEDEKDKMWDWQGRAWADISRVIVCLTFYKLSADSHQSNSDLFHIQELFTSQPRILKEQKLGCRLNAGCEPGPFIIYSQKNNIPVSWVLEMVHSDHASSHPVVQKLGQLGGHIYLVFSSLSDNKKVVVPVWGIHTAAALEHPAWEEISNSAENALHRQLIMQSRMENPPKLRGVVLASDLEIKECQVYESRRKEVHLVRLPADSRKWSDALIWLEVAFEDTLKDII, encoded by the coding sequence ATGCCGTCAGAAATTGAAGTTCAATTACATCTTTGGCCCTGGTCAGCGGGTTGTCCTGAAAGATATGGTATCGATACTAATGGTGAAACGGTTGACTTTAAACAGGGCAAAGTTTCTTTCCCCTATTATGGCAGTCCTGTTATTTCTGTGTCTTCCAGTGCAGACATCTATCTACCAAAAAGATATGAACATTTTGTAGAATTTGGTCCAAAATATCAAGCAGGCCAAGAAGCCTACCAGTTATATGAATTGCCGCATGGTGTATTATTTAGCAATAAGAGTGATCAAAATATTGGATATTTATGGATAAAAGGACAAGAAAAGAGATACACTGTATATTTAGAAAAAATTGACTCTCTGAGTTTAAATTCTACAGATGCCAAAGCATCACATGGCCAAGAATTGAAATCAGCACTACTGGAATGGTCACAACAGTTTGATATTCTATTTGAAAAATTCTCCACCAGAGATCACCATGAATGGAGCCTTGTGCTTGACCATTTTTTTTCTGGTGTTGATAGGCCGGATGAGCCAAGAATGGCGTTGATTGTGGAAATTGCAGAAAAAATGAGCAAAAAAATTTCAGGCATTGTTCATTCTGCAAGGAAAATTTTGATTAGGGAACGAACACTAATGCCTGTTTCGAAGATTTCGGAGTTAGATAACAGATGTATTCTGTGGATAAGCCGACAGAAGGGAGATACATTGGCGCAAAAAGCTGCACAAAATAGTCAGCGCCTACTTTCGATCTCGCGTAGAGAATCCTTTGACACACTTGAAAATAGAGTTCTTAAATCCTTTCTTTATCGTTGTTTTTCTTCAGCTTCACATTATTTGGATACTGAGGTTAATTACAACCCAGTATACAAAAAATCAGACCGTGGTAAGAGTGTAAGGATGTTTCGAAATATATGTACATCACTTCATTCAATTCCTCATCTTCAGGAGGTTACCCACTTACAATCTCTTGTTCGTCCAAACTATGTCTTACAAAATGATTTTCGATACAGGGAGGTTTGGGAGTACTATCTTCGTCTTCTTAAGAGTGAAGATGAAAAGGATAAAATGTGGGACTGGCAGGGCAGGGCATGGGCTGACATCTCAAGAGTTATCGTTTGCCTGACTTTCTATAAATTGTCAGCGGACTCTCATCAATCAAACTCAGATTTATTTCATATACAAGAGTTGTTTACTTCCCAGCCCCGAATTTTAAAAGAACAAAAGCTCGGCTGCAGGTTAAATGCAGGCTGTGAGCCTGGTCCATTTATAATTTATTCGCAAAAAAATAATATACCAGTTTCTTGGGTCTTAGAGATGGTCCACTCAGACCATGCCAGTTCGCATCCAGTTGTTCAAAAATTGGGTCAACTTGGAGGTCACATCTATCTTGTTTTTTCTTCACTCTCAGATAATAAAAAAGTAGTTGTACCAGTATGGGGAATTCATACAGCTGCAGCGCTTGAACATCCTGCCTGGGAAGAAATATCCAATTCAGCAGAGAATGCATTACACCGTCAGTTGATAATGCAGAGTAGAATGGAAAATCCCCCAAAGCTTCGGGGCGTTGTCTTGGCTAGTGATTTGGAGATTAAGGAGTGCCAAGTTTATGAGAGTAGAAGAAAAGAGGTCCATTTGGTTCGGCTTCCAGCTGATTCCCGCAAGTGGTCAGATGCTCTTATTTGGCTGGAAGTAGCTTTCGAGGATACCCTAAAAGATATTATATGA
- a CDS encoding AAA family ATPase codes for MKITQLDVEGFRSLRNVSWSPGDLNVVIGPNGTGKSNLLRLMELISVSAQGKLGKYIQALGGMDPIVWDGTATSIKFVLELIPEGGELGPEHYELELARLGTGSSYKIERELLVNSFKLRKQLERNPFKFLERFSKTAVIFDEAERTFTTPEEFVSEEESLLSIASGPFINNHYIPPFQRELAAIAVYHDLHTNKDSSVRQPAISRLEKRVDPDGQNLISVMHTLYTGDRDFKKDIDSAMRAAFGNDFEELVFPPASDQRIQMRVRWKSLKREQSAADLSDGTLRFLFLLTVLASPSPAPVIAIDEPETGLHPSMLPLVAEYAVDAATRSQVILTTHSPQFLDAFVGTKPTTTVATWENGETLLNTLKGEKLDYWLKEYSLGALFKSGELEQMI; via the coding sequence ATGAAAATTACTCAATTGGATGTGGAAGGTTTCCGCTCTCTCCGAAATGTAAGTTGGTCCCCTGGGGACCTCAATGTAGTTATTGGTCCAAATGGGACTGGAAAGTCAAATTTATTGAGATTAATGGAATTAATTTCTGTATCAGCACAGGGAAAACTCGGCAAGTATATCCAAGCGTTAGGCGGAATGGACCCTATTGTTTGGGATGGTACTGCTACTTCGATAAAGTTTGTTCTTGAATTAATACCTGAGGGAGGAGAGTTAGGGCCAGAACATTATGAGCTTGAATTAGCAAGGCTTGGGACTGGAAGTTCATATAAAATTGAAAGGGAACTATTGGTTAATTCTTTCAAGTTAAGAAAACAACTTGAAAGAAATCCTTTCAAATTTTTAGAAAGATTCTCAAAGACGGCTGTTATTTTTGATGAGGCAGAGCGCACGTTTACTACTCCTGAGGAATTTGTTTCAGAGGAAGAAAGCCTACTCTCAATAGCATCTGGCCCATTTATCAACAATCACTATATTCCTCCCTTCCAACGGGAATTGGCGGCTATTGCTGTTTATCATGACCTGCATACCAATAAAGACTCTTCTGTTCGTCAACCTGCTATTTCTCGCTTGGAAAAACGAGTTGATCCTGACGGCCAAAATCTCATATCGGTTATGCATACACTTTACACGGGTGATCGTGATTTCAAAAAAGATATAGATTCGGCTATGCGGGCAGCATTTGGAAATGATTTTGAAGAGTTAGTTTTTCCTCCCGCATCTGACCAGAGAATTCAAATGAGGGTTCGGTGGAAATCATTAAAACGTGAACAGTCTGCTGCTGATCTCTCAGACGGAACACTGCGTTTTCTATTTTTGTTAACAGTGTTGGCCAGCCCATCACCGGCACCAGTTATAGCAATTGATGAACCAGAAACAGGGTTACACCCATCAATGTTACCATTAGTCGCAGAGTATGCTGTTGACGCGGCCACTAGATCTCAAGTTATCTTAACAACACATTCACCTCAATTTTTGGATGCTTTTGTTGGAACTAAGCCTACAACCACTGTGGCAACGTGGGAAAATGGGGAAACCTTGTTAAATACTCTAAAAGGCGAGAAACTTGACTATTGGCTGAAAGAATACTCACTGGGGGCTCTTTTTAAATCAGGAGAATTGGAGCAAATGATATGA
- a CDS encoding DUF4276 family protein, translating into MRFILFVEGYTENKSLPQFFKKWIDPKISQPVGIRTVRFEGWPELLKDAPLKAKMYLEGPDKDDIIAVISLLDLYGPTFYPNHIKCCDERYQWGKKHIEDKVNHPRFFHFFAVHEVEAWLLSQPDIFPVKIKNAFSPKIKTPELINFHEPPAKLLERLYPKHIKRSYKKVVNGKELFDKLDPNIAYDKCPKLKVLLDKMLELAYQSG; encoded by the coding sequence ATGAGGTTTATTCTTTTTGTCGAAGGCTATACCGAAAATAAATCGTTGCCGCAATTTTTTAAAAAATGGATTGATCCAAAAATAAGTCAACCGGTTGGAATTCGAACTGTCCGCTTTGAAGGGTGGCCAGAACTATTAAAAGACGCGCCCCTGAAAGCGAAAATGTATCTAGAGGGGCCAGATAAAGACGATATTATTGCAGTTATTTCCCTGTTAGATCTTTACGGTCCGACCTTTTATCCAAACCATATCAAGTGTTGCGACGAACGATATCAATGGGGAAAAAAGCATATAGAGGACAAAGTAAATCATCCCCGTTTTTTTCATTTTTTTGCTGTTCATGAAGTCGAGGCATGGCTTTTAAGTCAACCAGATATTTTTCCAGTAAAAATCAAAAATGCATTTTCCCCAAAGATTAAAACTCCAGAGTTAATAAATTTTCATGAACCACCTGCAAAATTATTGGAACGTCTTTATCCCAAGCATATAAAAAGATCATATAAAAAGGTTGTGAACGGGAAAGAACTTTTCGACAAACTAGATCCAAATATCGCATATGATAAATGCCCTAAGCTAAAAGTGCTTTTGGATAAAATGTTAGAACTGGCCTACCAATCAGGATAG
- a CDS encoding sigma-54-dependent transcriptional regulator: MSSKPVLMVVDDEAGHRQMIRAVMEDEGYDVLEAENGQQCLDHLHHKQADVILLDMKMPVLDGMSTLQQIQTFRGVGPVIMLTAFGSVGTAVEAMKAGAFDYLTKPADIDELKALVNQAYEFRLVTGDSSSFQSKGTSLQQKVNIIGQSKAMREVMNLVTQVGPTEANVLILGESGTGKELIARAIHEISARKNGPLIKVNCAALPSELLESELFGYRKGAFTGAVKDKPGRFQLAEKGTLFLDEIAELPLHLQAKLLRALQERVVEPLGAVAEEKVDVRLVAATNRDLLEESREGKFRQDLYFRLNVVEILIPPLRDRLDDLPLLVNHLIKVLGKKNRKEPQKVDRQFINALHDYSWPGNVRELENVLERAIILSRSEVLQPADLPPGLFAASKLGPVQEELDKPVMDDYVEKAEKKALVEALEKHHGHREKTAQSLGISRRTLQYKLKKYGLIRSRGDL, from the coding sequence ATGAGCAGTAAACCAGTACTGATGGTTGTGGATGATGAGGCTGGTCACAGACAGATGATCAGGGCTGTGATGGAAGATGAAGGCTATGATGTGCTGGAAGCTGAAAACGGACAGCAATGCCTTGATCATCTTCATCATAAACAGGCGGATGTGATTCTTCTGGATATGAAAATGCCGGTATTGGATGGTATGAGTACCTTGCAGCAGATTCAGACATTCCGAGGGGTTGGGCCGGTAATAATGCTGACCGCTTTTGGCAGTGTGGGGACAGCGGTTGAAGCTATGAAGGCTGGCGCATTTGATTATCTTACCAAGCCAGCGGACATTGATGAGCTTAAGGCTCTGGTAAACCAGGCTTATGAGTTCAGACTGGTGACCGGAGATAGCAGCAGCTTTCAAAGCAAAGGTACATCTCTGCAGCAAAAGGTCAATATTATCGGGCAAAGCAAGGCCATGCGCGAGGTCATGAATTTGGTGACTCAGGTTGGCCCCACAGAGGCCAATGTGCTTATTCTTGGTGAGTCGGGTACAGGCAAGGAACTTATTGCCAGAGCCATTCATGAAATAAGCGCGCGTAAAAACGGGCCTCTCATCAAGGTGAATTGCGCCGCATTGCCATCGGAACTTCTGGAGTCAGAGCTTTTTGGCTATCGTAAAGGAGCTTTTACCGGAGCTGTTAAGGATAAGCCCGGAAGGTTTCAGCTGGCGGAAAAAGGCACTCTTTTTCTGGACGAAATCGCAGAGTTACCATTGCATCTTCAGGCCAAACTTTTGCGGGCTTTGCAGGAAAGGGTGGTTGAACCTCTAGGAGCTGTAGCTGAAGAAAAAGTGGATGTGCGACTTGTTGCCGCTACAAACAGGGATTTACTTGAGGAGTCCCGGGAAGGAAAGTTCAGACAGGATTTGTACTTCAGGCTCAACGTTGTAGAGATTTTAATACCTCCCCTGCGAGATCGTCTTGATGACCTGCCGCTTCTGGTAAACCACTTGATTAAAGTCCTTGGAAAAAAAAATCGCAAAGAACCCCAAAAGGTGGACAGACAGTTTATAAACGCTCTGCATGATTATTCCTGGCCGGGAAATGTACGTGAGCTTGAAAATGTTCTGGAAAGGGCCATCATTTTATCACGGTCGGAAGTACTTCAGCCTGCTGATTTGCCTCCGGGGCTCTTTGCTGCCTCAAAGTTAGGACCGGTTCAAGAAGAGCTTGATAAACCTGTCATGGATGATTATGTGGAAAAAGCTGAAAAAAAGGCCCTGGTTGAGGCCTTGGAAAAGCACCATGGTCACAGGGAAAAAACAGCTCAAAGCCTCGGTATCAGCAGGAGAACTCTGCAGTATAAATTAAAAAAATATGGATTGATCAGGTCTCGTGGCGACCTTTGA
- a CDS encoding putative bifunctional diguanylate cyclase/phosphodiesterase has translation MHSKIIDHSYKPQENSIEELKNRINHLEEINRFTLDALELAASLMDFQPGISNLDTAAVILEETCSKVARLMDFKCMAIYLVNEEDSDFNLSFCQPMECRNNIEQEVDHLIEQGFFAWAMREKHPLRLASSMNFSRHIVLNVMSTSSRVRGMFVGFLQGDSSTVPDVSWSLLNIVMISSANALESFELYKIFKEANVELKKSVMKRTRQLEVQSTHDQLTHLPNRDMIFKKLEQLIRKYNAAEPSENNRAAFLLIDLDMFKEVNEALGHEVGDKLLIQVGFRLLEIVKNQESIGRLGGDEFAIILTGPKCRDEALLTARNIIKSMRTPFNVSNESLVLDVSMGIAMYPDHGTNLSQILSKADVAMYASKRRKTGYTLYSNKLESSGINRLSLMGELKKSLDNDELTLYYQPKIRLDNEKVCGAEALIRWIHPSRGFIPPDEFIPLAEQGGLIRELTSRVISMAVNQIRQWADQGLSIPLSVNLSVRDLQESSLPEKVFLTLQNQAVHPKMLEMEITESAFVTAPEKVKWVLNALNETGVILSIDDFGTGYSSIAYLKDLPVKILKIDRSFVMKMHKERDDAVIVKSIIDLGHNLGLKTVAEGVENDEILSMLKNLGCDMAQGYHIMKPAPPDAFTAWVKGRHET, from the coding sequence ATGCATAGTAAAATAATTGACCACTCTTACAAGCCTCAGGAAAATTCCATTGAGGAACTCAAAAACAGGATAAACCATCTTGAGGAAATAAATCGTTTCACTCTCGATGCCCTGGAACTGGCAGCTTCCCTTATGGATTTTCAGCCAGGCATCAGCAACCTGGACACTGCTGCTGTAATCTTAGAAGAAACCTGTTCCAAGGTTGCAAGGCTTATGGATTTTAAATGCATGGCCATTTATCTCGTTAATGAAGAAGACAGCGACTTCAACCTGTCCTTTTGTCAACCCATGGAGTGCAGGAACAATATTGAACAGGAAGTAGACCATCTCATTGAACAGGGTTTTTTTGCCTGGGCCATGCGCGAAAAACATCCATTGCGTCTCGCCTCTTCCATGAATTTCAGTCGGCATATAGTACTCAATGTCATGTCCACCAGTTCCAGGGTGCGGGGAATGTTTGTGGGTTTTCTGCAGGGTGATTCCTCTACTGTGCCCGATGTATCATGGTCTTTGCTGAACATTGTCATGATCAGCAGCGCCAATGCCCTTGAGAGCTTTGAACTTTACAAGATTTTCAAGGAAGCCAATGTCGAGTTGAAGAAATCCGTCATGAAAAGAACCAGGCAGCTGGAAGTGCAATCCACTCACGACCAGCTGACTCACCTGCCCAATAGAGACATGATTTTCAAAAAACTGGAACAACTCATCCGCAAATACAATGCTGCAGAGCCATCAGAGAACAACAGGGCCGCTTTTCTGCTTATTGACCTGGATATGTTTAAGGAGGTTAATGAGGCTCTGGGTCATGAGGTTGGCGACAAACTACTGATACAGGTTGGATTCAGGCTCTTAGAAATCGTTAAGAATCAGGAAAGTATCGGGCGCCTCGGCGGTGATGAGTTTGCCATTATCCTGACTGGCCCCAAGTGCAGGGATGAAGCCTTGCTCACTGCCAGAAATATCATAAAGAGCATGCGCACTCCCTTCAATGTGTCCAATGAATCATTAGTGCTGGATGTCAGCATGGGCATAGCCATGTATCCTGATCACGGCACAAATCTAAGTCAGATTCTGAGCAAGGCTGATGTGGCCATGTATGCCTCCAAAAGAAGAAAAACCGGCTACACCCTTTACAGCAATAAACTTGAATCTTCGGGCATAAACCGGCTAAGCCTTATGGGTGAGCTGAAAAAAAGCTTGGATAATGACGAGCTGACTCTATACTATCAACCCAAAATAAGGCTGGACAATGAAAAGGTATGCGGGGCTGAAGCTCTTATTCGCTGGATTCACCCTTCAAGAGGCTTTATACCCCCTGATGAATTCATACCCCTGGCTGAACAGGGTGGTTTGATCAGGGAGCTGACCTCCAGGGTAATCAGCATGGCTGTCAATCAGATCAGGCAATGGGCGGATCAGGGGCTAAGCATTCCCCTGAGCGTAAACCTTTCTGTGCGGGACCTGCAGGAAAGCTCCCTGCCTGAAAAGGTATTTCTGACTCTGCAAAACCAGGCGGTTCACCCGAAAATGCTTGAGATGGAAATCACTGAAAGCGCTTTTGTCACAGCTCCGGAAAAGGTTAAATGGGTACTCAATGCCTTGAATGAAACCGGAGTTATTCTTAGCATTGATGACTTTGGAACAGGCTATTCATCCATTGCCTATCTCAAGGATCTGCCGGTTAAAATCTTGAAAATTGATCGTTCTTTTGTCATGAAAATGCACAAGGAGCGCGATGATGCTGTAATCGTCAAATCCATCATTGATCTGGGTCATAACCTCGGCCTCAAGACTGTGGCCGAGGGTGTTGAAAATGATGAAATACTCAGCATGCTCAAAAATTTGGGCTGCGATATGGCCCAGGGATATCATATAATGAAACCTGCTCCGCCTGATGCTTTCACAGCCTGGGTCAAAGGTCGCCACGAGACCTGA
- a CDS encoding HDOD domain-containing protein, with amino-acid sequence MGLVNVEDIKPGMVLKEDIRDHHGRFLLGSDLTIEEKHLRIFKIWGISQVNVHESQEQESSGRYDPDTLKNIRDDILLKFPEYNPGNRLHKTLLKIFTVSRCATSDDPIKPIPENLKTDKLPPEPSSLADACAKIKDEVQLMSLPRIFFLIQEAIKDPRTSSRHIGDIISKDQALTAKLLKLVNSAFYGFPSRIDTISRAVTIIGTRQLSTLALGLSVISRFKNISPDLMNMESFWKHSIACAIAAKTLAGLRKFPNAESFFVCGLLHDIGKLVMISYYPEEYRFALQTSMNNKLRLSRAEKIYFKNHHSTVGALMAKTWKLPLKIEQAIRYHDTPSRSQFQSETTLVHMANILTIGCDIGCAGETLIPTPDINAWEKTAISLDNLNPALRFTRSQVDNIYRLLFADA; translated from the coding sequence ATGGGACTTGTTAATGTAGAAGACATAAAACCCGGCATGGTGCTCAAGGAGGATATCCGTGATCACCATGGCCGTTTTCTTCTGGGCAGTGATCTGACCATTGAAGAAAAGCACCTGCGAATATTCAAGATATGGGGCATCAGTCAGGTCAATGTTCACGAAAGTCAGGAACAAGAGAGTTCTGGCAGATATGACCCGGACACTCTAAAAAATATACGCGATGATATTCTCCTTAAGTTTCCTGAATATAACCCCGGAAACAGACTGCACAAAACCCTGCTTAAAATCTTTACAGTCAGCAGGTGTGCCACGAGTGATGACCCCATAAAACCTATACCTGAGAATCTCAAGACAGATAAGCTGCCCCCTGAACCTTCCAGCCTGGCTGATGCCTGTGCAAAAATCAAAGATGAAGTGCAGCTCATGTCCCTGCCCCGGATATTTTTCCTCATTCAGGAAGCCATTAAGGACCCAAGAACCTCATCACGACATATAGGAGATATCATCAGCAAGGACCAGGCCCTGACTGCCAAGCTTCTCAAACTGGTAAACAGTGCATTTTACGGCTTTCCTTCCAGAATAGATACCATCAGCAGGGCAGTTACCATCATTGGAACAAGACAACTTAGCACCCTTGCTCTCGGCCTGAGCGTAATTTCCCGTTTCAAAAACATCTCTCCTGATCTCATGAATATGGAATCTTTCTGGAAACACAGTATTGCCTGCGCTATCGCGGCCAAAACACTGGCAGGTCTGCGCAAATTTCCCAATGCTGAAAGCTTTTTTGTCTGCGGTTTGCTGCATGATATTGGCAAACTGGTCATGATCAGCTACTACCCGGAAGAATATCGTTTCGCCCTTCAAACAAGCATGAATAATAAGCTCAGACTTTCCAGGGCAGAAAAAATATACTTCAAAAACCATCATTCCACAGTGGGTGCTCTTATGGCCAAAACCTGGAAACTGCCCCTCAAGATTGAACAGGCAATCCGTTATCATGACACTCCATCACGCTCCCAGTTTCAATCAGAAACAACTCTGGTCCACATGGCAAATATTCTAACTATAGGATGTGATATTGGATGCGCCGGAGAAACCCTTATACCGACTCCTGACATAAATGCCTGGGAAAAAACAGCCATCAGCTTAGACAACCTGAATCCGGCTCTCAGATTTACCCGTTCCCAGGTAGACAACATTTACCGACTGCTGTTTGCCGATGCATAG
- a CDS encoding glutamine synthetase family protein: MQLEEVEKLIQETDSTEIIFTDLNGRIRRLPVNPKNITAIVQDGIGFDGSSVSGIATVDKSDRMLIPVLESLKKIQFKDKQTSLFVGTIHNEQKERASTDPRLILENAVQEAWDDFGVQFMASPEYEFFLFNKDEYSKNLNTDNAGYCDADPRDRGENVRNHIIDILADCDIPFEKAHHEVSPSQHEINFECSPPLVASDRTLLFNYVSHMVASEHGFHASFMPKPFDKQNRNALHIHLSMQDKEGNNVFYDSDNEYGISALAMQFISGILKYARQTSILMASTFNSYKAYVIEREAPVVVGWGPRNRTSMVRIPYATSPEGTRLELRSPDPAGNIYIQMAALIKMGVQGMREKLSCPNPDIGKAYFQSLEKKVWDERFLPKSMFEALIEAERSSFLKDMLGHKMYENLMRIKTAEWEDHRTHVTQREFDKYLHI; the protein is encoded by the coding sequence GTGCAATTGGAAGAAGTTGAAAAGCTCATTCAAGAAACAGATTCCACGGAAATCATTTTCACAGATCTTAACGGAAGAATCAGGCGATTGCCTGTCAATCCCAAGAACATCACTGCAATAGTTCAGGACGGTATTGGATTTGACGGCAGTTCGGTCTCAGGCATTGCCACAGTGGATAAAAGCGACAGAATGCTTATCCCCGTCCTGGAAAGCCTGAAAAAAATTCAGTTCAAAGACAAGCAAACATCTCTTTTTGTCGGCACCATCCATAATGAACAAAAAGAAAGAGCCAGCACTGACCCCCGCCTTATCCTGGAGAATGCTGTCCAGGAGGCCTGGGATGATTTTGGAGTTCAGTTTATGGCCAGTCCTGAATATGAGTTCTTTCTCTTTAACAAAGACGAATACTCCAAAAATCTCAACACTGACAATGCAGGCTATTGTGATGCAGACCCCAGGGATCGCGGAGAAAATGTACGTAATCACATCATTGATATTCTGGCAGACTGTGACATCCCTTTTGAAAAGGCCCACCATGAAGTCAGTCCGTCCCAGCATGAAATAAATTTCGAATGTTCACCTCCACTGGTGGCATCTGACCGCACACTGCTTTTCAATTATGTTTCTCATATGGTAGCTTCGGAGCACGGCTTCCACGCCAGCTTCATGCCCAAACCTTTTGACAAACAGAACAGAAATGCTCTGCACATCCACTTGTCCATGCAGGATAAAGAGGGTAATAATGTATTTTATGACAGCGACAACGAATATGGCATCAGTGCCCTCGCCATGCAATTTATCTCAGGCATCCTGAAATACGCCCGGCAAACTTCCATTTTAATGGCTTCCACTTTCAATTCATATAAAGCGTATGTCATTGAACGGGAAGCTCCGGTAGTAGTGGGCTGGGGGCCTAGAAACAGAACCTCCATGGTAAGAATACCGTATGCCACTTCACCTGAAGGAACCAGACTGGAACTTAGAAGTCCAGATCCTGCCGGCAACATCTATATTCAAATGGCTGCACTGATAAAAATGGGCGTGCAGGGTATGAGGGAAAAATTGTCCTGCCCTAATCCAGATATTGGCAAAGCCTATTTTCAATCTCTAGAAAAAAAGGTCTGGGATGAACGTTTTCTGCCCAAATCCATGTTTGAAGCTCTGATTGAGGCTGAAAGAAGCTCATTTTTAAAAGATATGCTCGGTCATAAAATGTATGAAAACCTGATGCGCATAAAAACAGCCGAATGGGAAGATCATCGAACCCACGTCACCCAGAGAGAATTTGACAAATATCTGCATATATAA
- a CDS encoding KamA family radical SAM protein yields MQEWITQLQNIVNNVDKLKKYINLSPQEEEAVTSMKTKWGTTPYFASLMDSDDPDCPIRKQVIPNRLEQQNCYGLQDYLIFKENRAVGEKRPDCIARQYYDRIAFTVTDICANYCRHCFRKELVVDQELSLRFDLNEGLDWIREHTEIRDVLITGGDPFILSDEKLDRIITELRRIPHVQMIRFGTRIPIVLPQRITPGLMEILGDFHRVPIWINTQCNHPKEISDQTAEAVFNLLKCGVNVGNQAVLLKGINDDVDTFRDLHQKLLSVRIRPYYLFYCEPAPGIDHFRTPVERGAELIRDALRGHTTGLSQPMYVIATNIGKIPLMPDYYIHDKNDKEYILRNYKGQTTTLPVIKD; encoded by the coding sequence ATGCAAGAGTGGATCACACAACTCCAGAACATTGTAAATAACGTAGACAAACTGAAAAAATACATTAATCTGTCACCCCAGGAAGAGGAAGCAGTCACATCCATGAAAACCAAATGGGGAACAACACCCTACTTTGCTTCCCTTATGGATTCTGATGATCCCGACTGTCCCATTCGTAAGCAGGTTATCCCCAACAGGCTCGAACAGCAGAACTGCTACGGTCTTCAGGACTATCTGATTTTCAAGGAAAACAGGGCTGTAGGCGAAAAGCGCCCTGATTGTATCGCCAGACAGTATTACGATCGCATCGCATTTACTGTAACCGATATTTGCGCCAACTATTGCAGACACTGTTTTCGCAAGGAACTGGTAGTTGATCAGGAGCTGAGCCTGAGGTTTGACCTGAATGAAGGACTGGACTGGATAAGAGAACATACAGAAATACGCGACGTGCTCATCACCGGGGGAGATCCCTTTATTCTGTCAGACGAAAAGCTGGACCGGATCATAACTGAGCTGCGCCGTATTCCGCATGTACAGATGATTCGCTTCGGGACCAGAATACCCATTGTGCTGCCTCAACGCATAACTCCCGGACTCATGGAAATTCTGGGGGATTTTCACAGAGTTCCCATCTGGATCAATACCCAGTGCAACCATCCCAAAGAAATTTCAGACCAGACTGCAGAGGCAGTATTCAACCTCCTCAAGTGCGGAGTTAATGTCGGAAACCAGGCCGTCCTGCTCAAAGGTATCAATGATGATGTGGATACCTTCAGAGACTTGCATCAGAAACTGCTTTCAGTTAGAATAAGACCATATTATCTGTTTTATTGTGAACCAGCACCTGGAATTGATCATTTCAGAACACCAGTGGAAAGAGGAGCAGAACTTATCAGGGATGCTCTAAGAGGCCATACAACAGGACTTTCCCAGCCAATGTATGTTATTGCCACAAACATTGGTAAAATTCCGCTTATGCCGGACTATTATATTCACGACAAAAACGATAAAGAATATATTTTGAGAAATTACAAGGGCCAGACCACTACTTTACCGGTTATCAAAGATTAA